One genomic window of Lepeophtheirus salmonis chromosome 5, UVic_Lsal_1.4, whole genome shotgun sequence includes the following:
- the LOC121117546 gene encoding G-protein coupled receptor 54-like, whose product MLFFNNMTLTGNNISSSAEAEAGIKWLEDVASNCSLRLEHIEKFNVSQFMLMRLYNLCEHTWDPSKTWEVYYWGELIPPLIIYSLTLLLGVIGNLLIIVSITGYRSMKSPTNIFLASLAFADLILCVVCLPIKLAELFSFTWTFGLFLCKFVNYMQYISAVASVLNLTVMSLERCYAIVYPLKAKSICTVSKAQRVVFGVWVSAFFLATPILFIQPVKYNTPVSRDKDMKKTSNPWIPINAEFKVQKQSLQKFRRVIRMLAAIVVVFVLCWSPFLVMNIFRSFGVVNISLHGFVKYANTTFTLMAYLNSALNPIIYGFMSQNFRDNFRRTVGCLKSRDEIEANQMNSLNLGKLNRKSSIKFSRTRVPNNSDNGLPLQGNSKNRLR is encoded by the exons ataTGACTCTTacaggaaataatatttcatcatcCGCAGAAGCGGAGGCTG GTATAAAATGGCTAGAAGATGTGGCCAGCAATTGTAGTCTTCGCTTAGAacatattgaaaaattcaaCGTATCTCAATTCATGCTGATGCGCCTCTACAATCTTTGTGAACATACATGGGATCCCTCAAAAACATGGGAGGTCTACTATTGGGGAGAACTTATTCCACCATTAATTATTTACAG TTTAACACTCCTCTTGGGTGTCATTGGAAACTTACTCATCATTGTTTCAATTACTGGTTATCGTAGCATGAAAAGTCCAACCAATATATTCCTTGCAAGCCTCGCATTTGCAGATCTTATTCTTTGTGTAGTTTGTTTGCCCATTAAg TTGGCAGAACTGTTTTCCTTCACTTGGACTTTTGGTTTATTCCTCTGTAAATTTGTGAATTACATGCAATATATATCTGCTGTAGCCTCTGTTCTTAATTTAACAGTGATGAGCCTCGAAAG gtgttaTGCAATTGTTTACCCATTGAAAGCAAAGTCTATATGTACTGTGAGTAAAGCACAAAGGGTTGTTTTTGGAGTGTGGGTATCTGCCTTTTTCCTCGCTACTCCCATTCTGTTTATTCAG CCGGTCAAATATAACACTCCTGTCTCAAGGGATAAAGATATGAAAAAGACTTCAAATCCATGGATTCCAATAAATGCAGAGTTTAAGGTTCAAAAACAATCACTTCAAAAATTCAGAAGG GTCATTCGAATGCTGGCAGCCATCGTTGTAGTATTTGTATTGTGCTGGAGCCCTTTTcttgtaatgaatatttttcgaTCATTTGGTGTAGTCAATATATCACTTCACGGCTTTGTCAAATATGCCAATACGACCTTCACTCTAATGGCTTACTTGAATAG CGCATTGAATCCAATTATCTATGGATTCATGAGTCAAAATTTTCGGGATAATTTTCGCAGAACTGTTGGATGTCTCAAGAGTAGAGATGAAATTGAAGCTAATCAAATGAACTCCTTAAATTTAGGTAAACTTAATCGTAAATCCAGTATCAAATTCTCAAGAACGAGAGTTCCTAATAATTCCGACAATGGACTACCCCTACAGGGAAATTCAAAAAACCGTCTTAGGTAA